A stretch of DNA from Strigops habroptila isolate Jane chromosome 1, bStrHab1.2.pri, whole genome shotgun sequence:
CACTTCAGGCTAGTGTAGCAATGCCTGTTAGTTGCTTAAGACAAAAGTATGGCTATTAAGGATGATAGGCTTTCAGATAATTAACACAGCTGATTAATTGTCGATTTACTATGTCCTTACAAGATAGAAGAAAGTTACTTTGTTTGCAGAAATTGACTGGCATTTTATGGTGGTTGAAATGTTCCTTTCAGCAAAAACATGAGGATGTCATAGAATAAAAcccttgttttaattttcttcttgtgtacATCCCTTCATTTATGGAGCGCTGGTACATTCTTCTGTTGGAAAGAACGTAAGACAAATTCTACTTGTTTAACATCTTGTCTCTGCCTTAGAGAAATATAATATTGAGCTGGTTCTGAGGAGGAAGCCCTTAGTCTTACGgtggttttttgtctttattttggaTCTGGGCTGCTTAGGGAGCTACCAAGAGGAGCCTGTTTTACCAGTGCTTGGATATTTGGCATTTAGAGAGATTTATGGTGATTTAACATTGGAACATCAAAGCCTTTACCTTCTCCAACCTGCCTATTCACCTGTGATGGATGCTTATACCCCTGAAGCAGGAACACCTGACTACTTACAACTAGTCAGCTTCTGTATGTTAGTTACAGTGTCCTTTATAAAGCAAGATTGACTTGCTTTTGGTTTACTGTAACAAGTTGAGTTGAAAGTTGCAGCAGTTTTGGAATGATTCATAGGCTATGATGCCGTGGAGTATGTGGGACAGGGTAACATCGCAGGTATGCAAGGGTTATAGGTCAGTGCCTCTTCAGACATTTGATTTAAGTCAGCCACAATCTGTCAATATGCTTAGTGATGACAGTCCCCAGTTCAGCCAAGTAGGGGCCTTGGCATCTCATCAAGCAGAAGGTCTGGAATTTGTCTGTGGAAGGAGCAAGGGCGAGCCAGTCCACAGTATTTCACTAAATGTCTGTCGTGACTGGGAAAAACAACTCCAGGCACTTATGCTGGATTGCTCAAACTTTCATCTAAATTCTTGGAAttgttgcattttctgttgtgtATGTACTATAACTGGGCAGACAACATGACTATAAAGCAGGTAATCAAGACAGCTTGTCAGACAACTGCAATGCTTGCgtgcttatttttaaacttcaaaagcTAAAGTAGAACAGACAGCTGAGTTAAAACTTAAAGGGTTAAGAGAACCCAGtagaaagaatttctttcagtttattttgggtttgttgtgttttttcttttctgagattCTGCCTTAGTTTTGTAATCGGGTTTCTACATTGTGTGGGTACTCACCTTCGTATTTCTCGTATGTACCTTAATCTGAATGGAAGATCTTTACTAGGAGTAACTGTTTGAAGACTTGGAATAAGTTATTTGCTGGTTTCTGTGATTAGAAGACCATTATTTATGGTGATGCGTTCAAGTTGTAGTGGCAATGGGTGCACATTTCCCTGAAACTGTAGGCTGTCAAAATTATGCTGAAATTCTTGGGATCATTTGCAAAGTCAAAAATATGGCTGCTTTAAGAACAAGAACTTTtgagaagtgatttttttccttccatacCCATTAGCTAAGCTGGAGTTGTCAGGAGCTAAAAATCAAGGCTTTGAGATACTATTCAAGTAATGTAAATATGTAGAACTGTAAATATCTGAACTGTTTGATTATAGCATGATGGGATGCTGTTACTGGTACTCTGTATAGTCTGTTGAAGCAGGATGAAATGTATCTAGAATACTTAAGACTTGTGGTTACTCTGATTCACTATTACAAAAAAGTTGTTTCCAATTACTGCTTTCTTAATGTCTTTAATTTGAGGAAAGACTGGTTGTTTAAATAACCGTTCTCTGTTGATCAGTTACAGTCTATCAGCTAATGCTTGCTTGAAACCTGCTCTGTTTTAAGAATAGGCTTGaattaaggaaaatatatttgcatcTCTGAACATAATTTTGTATGAATATAGAGATATAAGTAGACTTCTGGTTTCAGCACCTCCGTCTTTTTTTGTAGCTGCTTTTCTAACCCAGACTGTATGTCTCGATGATACAACAGTAAAATTTGAAATTTGGGATACAGCTGGGCAAGAGCGGTACCACAGTTTAGCACCAATGTACTACAGAGGAGCACAAGCAGCTATAGTGGTATACGACATAACAAATGAGGTAAGTACTATATTAGGAAGGCACAAGGGGGATTTGGAAGTTAGCAGTCTTGCATTGATCTTTCCTTAATTTTTCTCGGTGACTTCTGTGAATCAATTCATCATTTCATAGAATGGGTTAGATTGAAAGGGACCTTTGTCCAgctcctctgccatgggcagggatatctCTCACTAGATAAGGTTGTTCATTTCATATTGGACTATGTAATGTTAAATTGTGTAGATCAGATAGTTTCACTTTTTTGGTAAAATGAGACTTAAAAACTGAAACTTTCAAAAACCTCAGAAAGCCTGTTCTGTAATGAACAGCATTCagtaataaagtattttaagacCTTTTCATAACCTTGATTCTTgtagagaagaaattaaaattctcattttctctcttaacCACTTCTCTTTCCTTATTCTGTCTACATAAAGATCTTCCTatcttcacttatttttttcagcattattcCAACTAAGTACACTTGAGAATTAAGGTAggaatgtttcatttaaaaagctcAGTTGGCAAGTTGGAGTGTGCCTTTGGACAAAGGCAACAGCCTTGCATTGGCCTTTTGCTTGAAGTGTAGATAAGAGAGATTGGGATAATAGGTGAGTACAAAAGGATGATAAAACTCAGTTGCATCATTTTGCAATCATTAACAGGAGTCCTTTGCCAGAGCGAAAAATTGGGTCAAAGAACTTCAGCGGCAAGCAAGTCCTAACATTGTAATAGCTTTAGCAGGAAACAAAGCTGATCTAGCTAACAAAAGAGCTGTGGATTTCCAGGTATGTACATAACTTCTGTTTAtataaatagcattttgttGGAATAGAAAATACACAAACCTAGGAGGAGCTTATATGCATAGCCTAGCTAGCTGTTATAGAGGTCATGCTGTTAAATATAAACATCAACTGAGACTAATTAAATTACACATGCTactgaaaaatctatttctatACAAGTAATATGAAGCAATAGACTTTTTGAATAATTAAATTTGAGGAATAACTAATTTATTTGCATATCTTTAATGCTAAttgaatttctgttctttgatgTGACTTCTTCCTGTCTTCTACCTGAAATTACCAGTAACTAGAGTTTCAATGGATGAGATAGCAGTAAACTCTCAGTGCCAACCATTCTTGCTGACTTGTCAGCGGGGGAATTTTGATTATCATATGATACAAAGCTGATTTGATTTGCTTAACTTTCTTAGGCTATATAGTTAAAGTATTCAAGATTTAATTGTGCTTTTCATGGCATTCTTTTTGGTTTAGTGGATGTATCTGTGCTTTCACATTTTATCTTCTGCAAAGTTTAACCAAGTCATCAGAACATAAGTTTCAAGCATATAGAACTTGCTGCTGGTGCTTCTGGCCCATTCATGACTGATTGAATTTGAATTAAGATCATATTTATTAGTTAGTTAATTCTCTTACAGTTTTAATCTGGTTTTGGTGTCACTGTATGAGATACTGCTGTGTATAGTAATGAATCTTTTTGTAGCTATAGCAGTGGAACTGTGAAAGTTAGCAGTTTTAGGTAACTTTCTGCCAGAATTCAACAACTCAGTTTTTTAATTCTATACTTCCATGTCAATTTTTAACACAAAACTGTGTGATAGAAGACCTTTGTGTTTTGCAAAAATTTGTGGGATTTAACAGATTCATACATACATGCAGTCAAAAACATTATCACGTTTGATTACCAAAGTAGAACTATCCTTACTATTTTTTGTTCAATTACaatcttaatatttttcagctgttcagtGTTTTGTTAGTGTAGATTCATGGGCTCCTCACAGCCTTGACAatcatttctctttgcaaagcACATTTTAGATTTCTAGGTATTTGTTAGTGTGTTATTTCAGGTACGGTTACATAGATCTTAGCAGATGTCACTTAAATGAATATGTATAGAATGCTGTAGATCTTTCTTCATCATAGGCATTCTACAGTTTAGCTTTTTGCAGATCTCATACTGAATGCCAAGGCAGTTACGTAACCATAAGAAGCTGGGGATTCTCAGCTGAATTGGCTAACAGGAAGTGGCAAAAATAGGAAACTCTCtataaactgtatttcagatcaaattcagactgaaaatatttacaagatATTTAATAGtgcttatttgttttataattGTGCATTTCTGTCAGGATGATCAAACTGCTCTGATCCATCTGCCTCAATGGTTGAAAGATTCAGGATAGTTCACAAACTGCCTTCTTTCCAGCATGTGATAAACTTTCTGATATTTGGTGGCACTTTCCAGAGCTTATCTGTTCTTGCTATCACAGGTAGTGTTCTGCATCAGGGTTGTCTTTttaatagatatatttttattgtttagtTTTGCCTGAGTTTTTTCTGTCTGGATATTTTTAAGATGAGTAAGGATTTTTAAGATTGCATTTCTAAATGTTGAGCTGCTTGATGGAATTGTAACTTTCATAGCTGATGAATAACACATTGTCAAACCAGTGTTTCAACaaactttctttcaaaatggtATAGAAATTGTTCCTTAGTAGCAATAAAAGTACAATATGTAATGAttgtgtgattatttttttttttcttaatgaagtAAGGCATTCTTATTCTAACTTTCAGGAAGCACAGGCTTATGCAGATGACAACAGCTTATTGTTCATGGAGACATCTGCCAAAACATCTAtgaatgtaaatgaaatattcatggCAATTGGTGAGTTTACGAACAATCTCTGAATTAAAGGGAATTGTTTTCATGGTATTTATACCATCACAATATTCTTAACCCAAGGTCTTTGTTTTTCACCCAAATTATTTCTGGCACTGAAGCTTCCTTAGGCGCTTTCATACCCTTTTTGATGTTCAGAAGTCAGATAAACTTAGTTGAAGTACAGTTGCACAGCTCTTTTGTCAAGCACCAAAACACTTGGATTAACTTGGAATAGCTAAGATACGGAACTTGCTGACAGAATTCAGAAGTAACCTATACCTGTTTTGATTTCATGATGAAAACTTGTACTGCTTCAAGTGCAAGCAAAATTAAGCTTTAGTTATTGTATACAAAAAACACCTTTCGCATGGTATAGGTAACCATTAATAGCTTTATACAGCTTTTCTTAATTGTAAGATGTACTTGGCATTTGTTAATCAAGTAAATGTAAGAATGTAAGTGAAAGTTTATAAATGTGTGCCTTTTGATAATACACTGTTTGCAGCAGATCCCACACGGCCTTCGATAGGTACAGAACCTAGAATAATATATCTTTTATGCGACAGTGGTAATTGAAGGtggaaacatttcaaaataggAGAATGATAATggacttgctttaaaaaaaaaagtcaagtaCTCATTTTGGtctaaacaaaatatttgctaaatatACTTTTGTGTTAAAATTTTGCTTGAGTTCCAAATGCAGCTACCTGAAATCCAGAAGTTGAACCAAAATGATGTGTGCTTAATTTCAATGTCCAAGTAAAGGACACTGCATATGAAAACTAAGTTTACTACTATATTTTTAGCCCTAACATAATCTTAGGGATTTCTGTAAAGATGCTAACATGTCATAGTAAGTATAAATTACTGTGGAATACACTAAATTTTGTGTATTCCATTGAAAGACATGAAATTGGAATTCACTGCtaataaaattttgaaagtggaggaaaaagcaagcaTACATTTTTAGGCTGGTCACCAAACTACTTAATAAAATCTTAATCACAGTAGTGGCTATGCTACTGAGGAATAGCAATATATAGTGTTAAATAACCTTATTAGATCTGTTCTCTATTTTGTGCTACTGTGACCTCTCTAttctacttctttttctgaaaaacagcattgatctcaaaattaaatgtttttaaagagctCTTATCTTCTGCTTTCCAAGGCAGTAAAGCAGAAGGTAATTTGTGGTGTGGTTCAAACTTCCAGCAGatgcaaattaaattattgCTATAGCAACACTTTATAACAAGTACTTGCTTCATATTAACTATAAATACTGGGGGGGAGAACACATAACTGTATGAGTGGAAAGTATGTTTTTCTCCTAAGTGCACGAGATAGGCCTGCACTTAATGATACAGAAATGCTCAATTACACTGTTCTggtgaaattttaaaattaatttctttaaaggtGCAGTTTGCAtcttgggtttggggggttgtttggttttttttttttggtgttgtggcttttttttttggatttttttttttttttttaagaaacaaccACACAGTAAAATTAATCCCTAAAATctggttgtttggtttgtttttttaaatttgttatGTCAGCAATAATTCTCCTTCCCCATATTTTAATGAAGCATGCAAAGTAAATTTGAGAAAGCAATACCTAATTAGTACCTGGGTATTTTGTCTGCAAGGTTAGTTGTCCGTGTGAGTATTCTTTCACATCAATGGGTGAAATTCAGATTGTCAGTGCATCAGAACAAGATCTGTGCATCAGTGGACCCCAAAAGGCAATCTTACTGAGGGTATAAGTATTGCTTGAAACTTGGAATGGCCTTTTGAGCAGCATGGATGCAGTTCTCAGGACCATGTGTAAATATGAACATGGACAGAATTGAGGGATGCAAGCTACAGCTGCTTGTAAATTGACTGCTTTAGAACTCATTCAGAACTTAAAGTAATTCACCTTAATTTACAGTTCTAGAATCAAAAATGAGTGCTCCGATGCATTTTTGTACTGATGCTTTGTCCCTttctgctgtcagcagcttAGTATCACATGAACTCCTGGGTTCTATCACAAAATTGTAAAACAGCCCCTGATGTGTACTATGCTGGTTATCTGGCTATTACACTTGAGTTTCATTCCTTTTaggaaaaggtgttttttaaaaagctggcCAAAGAAACTTGGAGTTGAAGCATACAGCCACGGGTGGTTGTTGGGTCTTAGTAGCATGGACAAGACAGCCCCATGGAAGTCCTTTTATGTGGAACTTAGCAATTTTGTGGTGGAGAGAAAGTTAGGTAGAGCTACTGCTCAGAAGAGTAACATTTGTCACCCTATTTTTGTGTCAGCATCCAGGGGGTATCCTGGAGCTGCAAGGACAACAAAGAAATTATCAGTCAATTGACTCCTAAGAgctaaagagaagaaagagcttgaaaaagagagagacttGATCTAGTGCTGAGAGCCATTTTATATGCAAATACTTATTCTGGCTAAAGAGTTCGGCAGTAGTTTGACCcatttctgtctgtctgcattttgtgtattttcaatCTTCTTGTATTTTTTAGCACTAGCATCCTGATCTTAAAGCCTGTGTAGGTGGATTCCCACAAGACCCATCATTTACTGGCATAGCATACCTGCGCAGATACATTTTACTGCTCAAGTTACTAATGCATTTCACTCTTAAAAATCATATATAAGATAGTTAAGCATTAAGAAGTGTCATCTTTCATTACCAACACAACGAATCAAATAAGATTTTATAGTGATTATATTGATATGCTTATAGAGTAATAAAGTGTTGACTGTGTACTCAGGTGACTTAATCCAGTTTTAACtctgttttgctgattttttgtAGCAAAAAAACTGCCCAAGAGTGAACCACAGAATGCAGGAGCCAACTCTGCCAGAGGAAGAGGAGTAGACCTTACTGAACCCACACAACAGCCCAAGAGTCAATGTTGtagtaactaaaacatcaatTGCTTTAAACTGTTCTGAATATTCTTCTGCTTCCTAACTGTTAATAACCATGGAATTGGAGTGCTTAACCTGGCCCAGTACAGCTTCCAAACAGCGAAGAGACTTATGATAATAGTCAAGTTCATGATACAGGGTTTTCTTTTGACCTAAATTTTTAACATGCATGTATCCACCACTGGCTGTAACGTTACAGCAGtagaggagagaaggaagcGGAATAAACTTCCTTCAAttgaaaggttttaaaaatcacttagAGGTGTAGAAGAACTACTCTCTGTGGACCTGATTGGCCAGTTCCTTTAGCCTCAATACTGATTACTGTTATAATAAATAGAATTGGGACTTTTCATAATTCTTAATTGTGCTTTAAAACCTTTTTAGAAACAGggtttaaaaattacttaaactTATTCACAGTATTCATGCAACCAGTTGTTTCTGCAGGTATCCACTGTTCAGTTATACATTCCatagtttaataatttaattacaaATAATACTTGCATTAACAATTTTAAGAACCCTATGCTTGCAGGAAAGTGGAGTTTTAGTTGGTACACTGTATGTAAATTATATCAACCCAGTTAGTTATCTAAAGAAATTGGTGATAAATCAAGTTTAACTTCATTTCTAATCTGTTCAGAGGGTACAGACCAGTCAATTCAACTTTATGACTtaggaattcttttttttttttttgcctctacAAACTGTAAGAGCTCTTCAAGTAAAACCACAACAAACTTGGTGTCTGTGACTTCTTTCTTGATTTTGATCATTGCTGGCCATTacagtttgtttttcccctaaggaaaaaaatagtgcACTAACGATTATGTACATCCAACTTGATTTTAAATTTGGATATTAATGTACTGTAAATAGGTACTCTGCATTGTAGTCTACATTTGTTTAATACTTTCTGTAATATTTAAGAGTTGCTTAAAGGTATACAGAATGTACAGTTACTTA
This window harbors:
- the RAB5A gene encoding ras-related protein Rab-5A isoform X5, with product MANRGATRPNGPNAGNKICQFKLVLLGESAVGKSSLVLRFVKGQFHEFQESTIGAPPSFFVAAFLTQTVCLDDTTVKFEIWDTAGQERYHSLAPMYYRGAQAAIVVYDITNEESFARAKNWVKELQRQASPNIVIALAGNKADLANKRAVDFQEAQAYADDNSLLFMETSAKTSMNVNEIFMAIALISKLNVFKELLSSAFQGSKAEG
- the RAB5A gene encoding ras-related protein Rab-5A isoform X4 produces the protein MANRGATRPNGPNAGNKICQFKLVLLGESAVGKSSLVLRFVKGQFHEFQESTIGAAFLTQTVCLDDTTVKFEIWDTAGQERYHSLAPMYYRGAQAAIVVYDITNEESFARAKNWVKELQRQASPNIVIALAGNKADLANKRAVDFQEAQAYADDNSLLFMETSAKTSMNVNEIFMAIAKKLPKSEPQNAGANSARGRGVDLTEPTQQPKSQCCSN
- the RAB5A gene encoding ras-related protein Rab-5A isoform X2, with the protein product MANRGATRPNGPNAGNKICQFKLVLLGESAVGKSSLVLRFVKGQFHEFQESTIGAPPSFFVAAFLTQTVCLDDTTVKFEIWDTAGQERYHSLAPMYYRGAQAAIVVYDITNEESFARAKNWVKELQRQASPNIVIALAGNKADLANKRAVDFQEAQAYADDNSLLFMETSAKTSMNVNEIFMAIAKKLPKSEPQNAGANSARGRGVDLTEPTQQPKSQCCSN
- the RAB5A gene encoding ras-related protein Rab-5A isoform X1 yields the protein MANRGATRPNGPNAGNKICQFKLVLLGESAVGKSSLVLRFVKGQFHEFQESTIGAPPSFFVAAFLTQTVCLDDTTVKFEIWDTAGQERYHSLAPMYYRGAQAAIVVYDITNEESFARAKNWVKELQRQASPNIVIALAGNKADLANKRAVDFQEAQAYADDNSLLFMETSAKTSMNVNEIFMAIALISKLNVFKELLSSAFQGSKAEGNLWCGSNFQQMQIKLLL
- the RAB5A gene encoding ras-related protein Rab-5A isoform X3; amino-acid sequence: MANRGATRPNGPNAGNKICQFKLVLLGESAVGKSSLVLRFVKGQFHEFQESTIGAAFLTQTVCLDDTTVKFEIWDTAGQERYHSLAPMYYRGAQAAIVVYDITNEESFARAKNWVKELQRQASPNIVIALAGNKADLANKRAVDFQEAQAYADDNSLLFMETSAKTSMNVNEIFMAIALISKLNVFKELLSSAFQGSKAEGNLWCGSNFQQMQIKLLL